One Sporosarcina sp. FSL W8-0480 genomic window, GGGCATTGGACGCTTGCGTTTGGGGGATCTATTCCTTCAACGGGGAACGCTGCACTGCAAACTCACGCTTGTTTTTACAAGAGGGGATCAGTGAGAAATTCATTGAAGCTTTAAAGATCCGGGTCGCTGCGATAAAAGTCGGGGATCCGCTTGACGCAGGTACGGAAGTAGGGCCGTTGATCGATAAAGGACATTACAATAAAGTAAAAGGCTATTTGGAAATTGCGAAGGATGAGGGTGCCGAAGTCATTACCGGTGAAATTCCTCCCGAATTTTCCAAAGGCAATTTCGTAGCGCCTACCCTTATACTGAATGCCCATAATAACATGCGCGTGGCACAAGAGGAGATCTTCGGACCTGTATTGACCGTCATGACATTTAAAGATGAAGATGAGGTCATCAAATTGGCGAACGACATCGATTACGGACTTGCGGGTTATGTATGGACGAATGATATTAAAAGAGGCCACCGAGTAGCACATCAAATTGAAGCCGGAATGCTATGGGTCAATGCTCAGAACGTACGCGATTTAAGAACCCCTTTCGGCGGTTCGAAATCCTCGGGAATTGGACGTGAAGGAGGCCATTATGGCTTCGATTTTTATACCGAATTGAAAATCATCCATGTTTCAATTGATGACCATCGAATTCAGCAATTCGGGAAGAAATAAGGGGAAATAGGGGGGACATAAATGGATTTTTCAATCATTCGAATCGCAAGGACCGTGCTTCATGTTGTGGATTTGCAGGCATCCCGCAAATTCTATGTCGATGGATTAGGCATGATTGAAACGGAAAGTGATGAGAATCATATTTATTTGAGAGGTTTAGAGGAACATTCCCACCATAGCTTACTATTGAAAAAAGCGGAAAAAGCGGCTGTTGAAGTGCTTGGTTATAAGGTTCAGAAAGAACAGGACCTTGATGAAATCGAAAAGCTTTTCATCTCACAAGGAATGAAAACAAAATGGTTGGCAAAAGGGCAACAGCATGCAATGGGAAGAACTCTCCGCGTTCATGATATATCAGGTATTCCATTGGAGTTTTTTGCGGAAATGACAGTCGTTGATCGGATGCTGCAGCGATATGACCACTATCGTGGCGCGAAAATCCAACGGATCGACCACGTGAACTGTGCAGTGCCGGATGTCCAAAAAGCCTATGATTTTTATGTCAATCAATTAGGGTTTTCCTGTTCAGAATATACGGATACTGAAGATGGGGATCTCTGGGCGGCATGGCTTTACAGAAAGCCGACGGTTCACGATCAGGCATTCATGAGTGGCCCGGGACCTAAACTCCACCATTTCGCGTATTCACTAACTGATCGGCTAAGCATTCTTGACTGTTGTGATTGTTTAGCAAGTATGGGGTATGCAACCTCGATTGAACGTGGACCCGGTCGCCATGGCTTGTCGAACGCGTTCTTCCTGTATCTGAGAGATCCGGATGGTCACCGAATTGAACTTTACACGGGTGATTATTTAACAAGCGATCCCGACTTGAAGCCGAAACGTTGGGATTTAAATGATCCGCTCCGGCAAACGTTCTGGGGACACGAAGCCCCGGATTGCTGGTTTACTGAAACAAGTACGTTTCTTGATATCGAGACGGGCGAAGCGATTAACAGCGAAGAGCCGTTATTGAAACAAAGAAAACCAAAAATTATGGCCTAATAGCCGTGATTCAATAATAGACAAACCTCCGCCCATCTATCGGAGGTTTGTTTTTTTAAATCATAATAGTGTAAAATGGAAAAAACGGTTTAGAAAAGGATAAAAACATGGAGAAAACACAACAGAAAATAGCAATAGTAAAGGGCATTTTTAGAGGTGCAATGGTAATGCTTGGTGCAATCATTGCTGCATACGGATTAGAATCCGTGCTCATCCCAAATAAAGTATCCGACGGAGGCGTGACAGGTCTAAGCATCGTAGGGTCGCAATTATTCGGTTTTCCATTAGGACTACTTATCGCAATTCTAAATATCCCATTTGTCTTTTTGGGTTATAAACAGATTGGTAAAAGCTTCGCAATGTATTCTGTGTTAGGAATTGCAACACTTGCAGTCAGCACAAGCATGATGCATCACGTGCCTACAATTATTCAGGGGGATACGCTATTAGTCACAGTTGTCGGTGGTATTATTCTTGGTTTCGGAATGGGTCTGGCGTTGCGGAACGGTGGCGCACTTGACGGGATTGATATGTTGGCTGTCTTGCTGTCGCGCAGAATGCCGTTTGGAACGAGTGATTTAATCCTGTTTTTGAATGTCTTTGTTTTTGCGATCGTCTCGACTGTTTTCGGTCTTCAAGGGGCTTTCTTATCCGCAATTGCTTATTATATTGCTACGAAGGTAATCAGCATCGTCGAGGAAGGTCTGAGCGGTTCCAAAAT contains:
- the hpaD gene encoding 3,4-dihydroxyphenylacetate 2,3-dioxygenase yields the protein MDFSIIRIARTVLHVVDLQASRKFYVDGLGMIETESDENHIYLRGLEEHSHHSLLLKKAEKAAVEVLGYKVQKEQDLDEIEKLFISQGMKTKWLAKGQQHAMGRTLRVHDISGIPLEFFAEMTVVDRMLQRYDHYRGAKIQRIDHVNCAVPDVQKAYDFYVNQLGFSCSEYTDTEDGDLWAAWLYRKPTVHDQAFMSGPGPKLHHFAYSLTDRLSILDCCDCLASMGYATSIERGPGRHGLSNAFFLYLRDPDGHRIELYTGDYLTSDPDLKPKRWDLNDPLRQTFWGHEAPDCWFTETSTFLDIETGEAINSEEPLLKQRKPKIMA
- a CDS encoding YitT family protein, which produces MEKTQQKIAIVKGIFRGAMVMLGAIIAAYGLESVLIPNKVSDGGVTGLSIVGSQLFGFPLGLLIAILNIPFVFLGYKQIGKSFAMYSVLGIATLAVSTSMMHHVPTIIQGDTLLVTVVGGIILGFGMGLALRNGGALDGIDMLAVLLSRRMPFGTSDLILFLNVFVFAIVSTVFGLQGAFLSAIAYYIATKVISIVEEGLSGSKMYKIITNEPEEMVETIRDRLGRSSTFSIVQGAYSSEQFKEITCIINRLEDSKMKEIILEIDPKAFVAVYEVAEVRGGNFSKRNIH